CAACTCGGtgagtctgtgtttgtttgtttgtttgtttgtttgtttgtttgtttgtttgtttgtttgcttgcttgcttgcttgcttgcttgcttgcttgttatGTGTCCCATGGTTTAAATGAatgttttggattttttctttaaaatagtgtTTAGTTCAGCTGTACATGTGTGACGGGTGGGAGATAACGACCATCGAAGGACTGGGCAATGTCCGAACTGGCCTCCATGCAATACAAAAGCGTCTGACTAAGTACAATGGAGCTCAGTGTGGCTTCTGTACCCCCTCCCAGGTCATGAATATGTATGGGTAAGTAACTACAACTAACAAacttcttaaatattttacgattatcgtataaaatattttgggaacaaaatgttaattataaagACTGTAGGGTAAATTGaaatcaatttgaattattttaggTTTTTCCTGTCAACgcttctctttttattttattttctatctaATCAATTAAATTTGATGTTAGTTTGCTTCAGAGAAACCCCACACCCACCATGCAGCAGGTCGAGGACGCCTATGATGTCTCTATTTGCCGCTGCACAggttaatttctcttttttttaacaaaacagtaATATGCGATGACCATAATTACAAAGGTTTACCTGCTGGTTGcagtaatatttgtaattaacAGGATTCCTCATCACATAGTTTTCATTAATGATTGTATTTAGAGTACAGACTTTCTGAACCATATCAAACgtaaataaacatattcaaAGACCAGGTACCGTATTTAAAGTATTATAATATGCTATTTTCGTCTACACATCGGTAGAGCACGCTGTACTGTATCACTTTGTGTTACTATACAGGCTACAGACCCATCTTGGATGCCATGAAGTCTTTCGCTTCAGACGCCCCACCTAACCTACAAGGAGGCATGATTGATATCGAGGTATGGAAATATTGACATCATTATCATTAGAAACAGCACCAttacagtaatatttttttcttcacttttttattatttattttcgaaaaggtaataaaatatattcgtTTGGGCATGTATGCACGaatgctaatatttttcaagtGTGACAGACGAGACCTAAATAGAAGTCGTTCTTTTGCAGGATTTGAACCCCAAGATGTGCAAGAAGACCGGTACGAAATGCGAGGGCAAGTGTGACAACAAGAAGGACAAGAAGCGCTGTTCCAGTGATCGACAAGAAGACAGCAGTTCAATCCCTAACGTGGGCGCCAGGGCTGTGTGGTTCAAACCCACCACACTGCAAGAGCTGTACACCCTGCTCCATCAACACCGCACGGACAACTACCGCCTGGTCTTCGGCAACTCTGGCTTCGGTAACGAGGATTCTCATGATGACACTTTCTCAAAACCATTTATGAAATCACGAATTACTCCATAAGCATGGCAACATGATTACTCACATCAATTCGTGTAAATTGTTCAGTATATTCGGTCTGCACTTCGACTAACGGTCTACTGTTGATGAGTTCGATTGGGAAGTAAGAAGGTCGCTGGCTGGAAGCTGTCACATTAATACTGCCCATATACCAACTGCTCCTCTAAAGGATTAATTACCTGAAATATCAGGAGACGAAAACAGCGAAGTAGGTAGCTAGGCTCCACCTCGCACACCACCTCAATACTATGAGACTAtttatctggtttttttttttgtcggctAACATTATGTCTATGTACTATTTTATGTTTACCTTCTCCTTATGTCAGGTGTCTACAAGGAGATCGGACCGTGGATGTATGACATTTTGATTGACATCAGAGGAATACAAGAGCTGTACAAGATTGAGGTGAGATCaaccaataaataaagaaaaattatttaatgaaagaaatgatcgtctgcgcattgagcgcatctttgtgatgcggatactagcgcggtataaaactacatcatcatcatcatcatcatgcaaaaccgattatttcaagtaaacattCTTTCGGACGCACTTCGCTATACGAAGGTCATCTCTAGTACGACTACCTACTTAGTCCCATTTACGACAGAATCTGTACTCTATTCAAACTTCTTCCTATGtcacctgtttaaaaaaataaacatttttttaaatagaaggaTTTGACAATTTCTAGAAGTATAtcaaatggtttttttttcttagatgtAGCTCTGACGTTAGTGAACTCTTGTATGATTGATTCCCCGTGTAGGTTACAGAGATTATTGTATCAGCTGAACTAAACAATTATGCCATTAATGTGACGTGGCAGTTCACTCCCTCGCTGGTGTGGGGCGCTAACCTGACGCTGACCAACATCCACGACCTGTGCGACAAGGCGCGCAGCAACGCATCACTGCCGTACGCCGCCGTCTTCGCGGAGCACATCAAGAAAGTGGCCAACAATGGCGTCAGGAACGTACGTGTCACGTGTTACAACTTGCAACATGCTAGTTTCTAAATATACCTTCACTAATTGTACAATATTGCTTGTCagagaatgaaaatgtttttttaccCATTTATTACTCGTCAACTCCGTAAGAAAGGTCTTGAATGTTTGTCTCTTTATCTCAGCTGGCATCATGGGCAGGCAATCTGAtgctgaaacacaaacatccaGAGTTCCTCTCTGACATCTACACCATGCTGGATGTTGTTGGTACCAGACTTCTGATTGGTGAGTGTGTTTCAGTTTGCACACCAAGATAGGGCAAGTGGTCACGAATGaataatgaattaaaatataaacaaagcaaaacaagcaagcaaaaagaACCAGAATGGCTCTAATtcgatgaaaataaatttaccaAAAGCAGAAAGCCCTGACCGATATGTAAGAATATTTCTagtgttttgaaacttttgtttccttttaggCGATGAAACTGGAAACAGAAGCCAGTGCACCTTGAAAGAATTTCTCAGCCTAGACATGCAGGGCAAAGTCATCGAGGCAGCCTTACTCCCAACCTACACCGACACCAACTACTACATCCGACTTTACCGTGTTTCACAGCGACTACAGGTGAGattctttcattcttcattaaaaacaatCCAGCTAATAcggaaatatattttcaggtttcttcacaaaataaataattaataaactaATGGCaagtattatttattctttctccaGGCTGACCATGGTCACGTGATAGCAGGGTTCAACATGAAGATAGACAAGACCAACAACTGCACGGTGCTACAACGACCAACTATCGTGTTCCAGGGCATCAGCGGCACTCTGGTCAGTCTGAGAATCAGTCCTCACGAGTCTTCGCCGCTCAGATTAAATTTATTGACATATAATTGACATTAATTCCTGTGACGAAATCACggaaattacaaatattttttacgcaagaaaaatattttcagtaagtTTTAGAGTGACGAGTAAAACAGAGCTGTTTATtcacttgtttcttttcttctttcctttccgTAAGTGTCAAGATACTATGCAttcttcttgttaaaaaaaatcaccctATTAAGCAGACTAAATGATGCGAATGATAATAAAAGTCTGGAAAAAATAGAAGCAAACATTTGATCCTTGTCGATAGAACCGTGCTGAAAATACAGAGGCTTTTCTGGAAGGCAAGCAGCTGGGTGATCCTCAAGTTCTGAGAGGCGAGTATcagtaacaaataaatactttttaccaaaaaaacGAATTTTTCCTTGCGCACTTAGTGTATTTTATGTACAATGTTATTGTTTGGTTAAGTTAaggatgtatttttttttttttttgcagactcACTTTCTATGCTGAACATGGAGCTGACCCCTGCCAGTAGCCCTCTACTCGCCAGTGCTGATTATCGGCGAAGTACTGCAATGTCATTCTTCTACAAGGTATCTCCTTtgcatttttctaaaataacatGATACGGTGGAAAAGTGACAAAATTTCCCAATCATTCCATCTTTAAAGAATTAAGTGAGATCCCTGTAAGTGCCAGATGGTTGAGTTTTTTGTCAGAATCTCCGCTGTCTAGCACATATTGTTTCCAGTTCTTAAGTTTATAGCCTCATTTTCTGCGCACTTTGtatatttattgtctgtttgtAAAACCTTTCTCGTCCTCAGTACGTGCTGGACGTGTGTGGAGACAAGGTGGCTCAGAGGTACCGCAGTGGAGGGGCCAGTCTGGTGCGCCCAGTGTCGTCAGCAAGGCATTCCTATGACACCCGACAGGAGGAATGGCCTCTGAACCAGCCCATCACCTCCATCGACGCTGATTACTTGGTAATCGATTGTtcgaacattttaaaatactgtaaTTTCAACGTGTGCGTCTGCCATTATATGAACTCAACGTTTGTACTCACCTAACCAAAGACAATCTTGAGCTTCTTTGAACTCACCTTCTTTCCCAAGTGACTGAATTTCCACGTTAGTGCTCTATTAGCTAAGCTGGGTACATACGGCCACCCGGGCTGGAGAATGGCTTCGCAGTACTTAAGCACCTCATGTCAGGCCTGATGTAAATTTTAATCCAGCGACTTCATCAGGTTGATTTCCTAAATAAACAGCTttgtaaacaacagaaaacctCTATCAACCTACATATGCAGGTTTCTGGAGTGGCTCGGTTCTTGGATGACCTCCCACTGGAGTCGGACGAGCTGCACGCTACTTTGGTTATTAGCACAGAAGGAAACGCTGAAATTGCCTCCCTTGATGCCCAGGTGGCGCTGGTAAGTTGGTGTCTGGAAATTAGTTAATTATTCCACCggatatatatacatgttttatgtcattgttttttgttttttattgtttttttatttttgtatttttccatgttttaaattttgataatCAAGCAAATGTTTGTTATCAAAAACTCTTCTAAGAAAATAACAAGAGCTCATTATATGCATCACCGTATATTTGTCAGTCTTTACCAGGGGTACTCAAGTTTATTCAAGCTTCTGACTTTCCAGCCGGAGGAAAGAACAGCTTTTCCCTTTTTGGTCCAACCCCAGAAGAGGTACACACTGAGCTTTTATCTCTATCTTTTTTGTTATGAGAGTGCGATTTTTCCGTTCAATGTTAATAATTTGGAGAATCACATTCAAGAGTCTTCTGCGCTAGAAATGAGGTATTAGAAATTATGTAATAAAGAAGAGTAAGACTGTTGTAACTAGAACATAAACACCAAGacagaaacaataaagacaCAGAGACAATGATATACCAACATAACAAAGATACcaacataacaaaacaagatACCAATATagtaatataaacaacaaacagattCGAAGACAGCAACACACCAAAAATAAACTCCCCAAAACAGAAAACGAATTATGAATTTGTTTAGTTCTTCATCAGACACTAGTGTGTCTGAAATATCTGATCCATTTTAAGAACATCTGTTGTAAAGGGACTCATGTCAACTTGTCTTCTGTGTTAGATTCTCTCAAGCGGTCGTGTGGAGTATGCTGGGCAGCCCATTGGCATCATCGTTGCAGGTAatgttcttaaatattttttctctagtATTTGTATAAGTAGCCTCTGTCCAAAATTAATCATGCAAAAACGACTTTCTTCTTTGCTGCATGTTCTCAATGACCAAGAAGCTTTTTCCTAACTTCTCAAGATATCTGCATAACTCGTAAAATCGGGTATAATTTATCATATGAACCATGAGACCTGTATCTATTTATACATAACATTTGAGTGGCGTGTCAAAGAGTTGTTACCTATACCTCCCTACAGACGACCCTCAGATGGCAAGTACAGCTGCCTCCATGGTCAGGGTGACCTACAAGAATGTCCAGCCTCCATTGTTAGACCTCAGGACGGCCATCAACCAGAAGTCATTCTTTCCCCACCAGACGGATCCTGTCATCAGAGGTGACCCAGACTGTAAGTAGTGCAGCTCCTGCACTTTAGTACCTGTTCATTTTCAAGTACGACCGGCTGCTTTTTAAGCAGCACTTTTCTCTTGggtttgtgtatatttgtgtttgctgCAGTATACAAagcatgtgtatatacatatgtatatataaatactacAAAAAATCTGAGCAAACTCCTTCACAACATTGTGTTTCCCAGCGGCCATAAGGCAGTCCCCTCGCCGCCTGACTGGGTCTGTAGAGGTAGGAGACCAGTACCACTTCCACCTGGAGTCACAGAGCAGCAGGTGTGCCCCCAACGACACGGGGGGCATCGACATGCGGGCGACAACTCAGTGGGTGGACGGGACAGTGAAAGTTGTGGCTGAAGCCCTCAACATCCCAGTGAGCAGGTGACTAGTCATTTATTTCCTTCCTGTTTAGTCTCCATTCTCCCAGCTCATTGGCGTTCTTCTATAGTTTAGAGATACAACTTTTCGTGTCAGATGAATGAAAGACTTACTGAACGATAAACAAATTGTTGCATGATGAGTTTTGCTAAAACAAGACAGAACTTTTCCAAAATTATCTGTAGTACCTTCATGCTTCtaatgaaaaaggttttttgtttccatttcagCGTGAACCTGGAGGTCGAACGCCTCGGTGGTGCATTCGGAGGAAAAGCTTTCCGCAATTCAATCGTCTCTGGAGCGTGCGCTTTGGCTGCCTACATCATGCAAAAGTAATGAAAACAGAGCTTCCCTACTTAATCACAAGCAGCAACTATACATTTGTAGTTGTTGTTGCCAATCACGTGTCaacaacattaaacattatGTCATGTCCAAACGCTATAGTatgttgtgtttgtgctgtGCTTCGGTCCTTGGGTTGCTCTTGGTCTGCCTCGGAATCATAATCCTAAAGCCTGTCATGTTTACTCTGCAAcgaagatttatttacattggTTAGTGAATATAATATTCACACTTAGCTTCTTCTCCAGGCCCGTGCGCTTGGTCTTGGACCTGCACACGAACATGAAGGCGCTGGGCAAACGCCATCCGGTGATTGCAGATTATGAGGTGAGGCGTTGTCTTcggtgttttgttgttgttgttgttgttgttgttgttgtattacAAATGTTGCCTTTGTAGCAATGCAGTTTATTAAAAGACATTAGAACCTCAAATAACACGTACGaatcacaacaaaaaaatcaggaaGCTGGGAAAGTGTTTCAAACTCTAATATTACCATTCACAAAGCACTTAAGCAGCAACATAGAACAAAAATACATGTGGCAACCTTTCTCTTAATttttcccaaaacaaaaactgacagcacacttttttctttcttacaccTGGCAGGTAGGTTTCACGGAGGAGGGATATCTGAATGGAATCAAAATCACCTACTACTCTGACTGCGGTCACGCTGATGTTGACTGGACCTTGGTTTTCCTTTCCATGTTCATTGACAGCAGTGAGAGCTTTATCTTAGTTTTATACACAGATCTTTTCTGCACTTCCTTCACATGCACTAGTTTTGGTTTCCTCAGATTATAAAGATATTGTACTcaatattaaatatatcttCATCGACAACACCAATAGTTTTGTATgagtgttatttttgtttattttcgttAGTAGAGAGTGTCTCTAAGCATCGAGAGTTACAATTTTTACTCTTTCACAGATTCTGTCCTTTTAACTGCACCCTTTTCTGTTttgagcaacaacaaaaaaaagttttctacgGAAGAAAATGAACTGAATCGGTTtaccttttgacatttttagcCTACTTTGTCCAAACTGGAACCTCACCCAATTACTGTAAGAACAAACAAAGCGGCCAACACCACCTGCAGAGCACCAGGTATGTAGACGtactataaaatattatttcttttattattttattgattgcTTTTTGTAAACTAAAGTTACCTGTGGtcttattttaatgaaatattaatatgATGTATAATAAGTACACTAGAAACATAAACTTGCATCAATTTAATCATGTCAGAGAATTTAGACAATGTTACAAAGAATTTATCTTTGTCGCAGCTTACTTGTCTTATTAACTGCTTAATTTTTTTGATTAGTAATTACCAATAAACTAGCTCTTAACAGTGCAGCTGATTTCCAGTGTCTGTATGTCATCTCTTTCCCAATTATCGGTGCGCTGTAACATTCTCTATCTCTTTCATTCGCTtattgctctttctttcttattcatcttacataatataaaactataaaatttgtttctatcattcatcaaaattttaaaagaacgCAGAAAGAATTAATGAATTTGCTACATTGAtataaaaggggaaaaaacacatAAGACAAAACTAAAtagaattcttttttcttttttttctcgtatCTTTGAAATTCCGTGGCTGACAAAGATGCCGTGCCCTCTCAGTTCGTCTTTGATACTGTGCTGGAGCATGTTGCCAAAGCGCTTAACAAGGACCCCACTGACATTCGAAAACTTAACCTCTATCAGAGAGGACAGGTAACACTACACATCTGTCTATTAATTTAGCCATCCACAAGACTCTTTAGTGgtctgtagaaaaaaattaagaaatttacCGAGacgcacaaagaaaaaatggtcaaacaagaagcaataaaaagaaGTACTAGATGTGAGCTAAAGTTATGTATACAAGCCACCGAAAATTCGTTTTACATCTTTCaatatgaatgttttcttggtAACAACAATTACAAATTAAGACggcacatcatttttttttctttcttcttagtTTTGGTCACTTAATGTAACTAATCCAATTATAAAATTCCCTTTCGATTGTCGCTAAAAATTTGCATCTCTAGCACCTCAATGCTTCTCTACAAGATGAAGACACTGAAAATAATCATGAATTCTTTGTCAAAACTAGTTTTCACTAAATGGGTCCAGGCTGGACTACTGTAACATCCAGGAAGTTGTCTCCCAGTTAGAGAGTTCTTCTGACTTGGAAGTTCGAAAACGTCAGGTGGCCGAGTTCAATCAGGTAACAGgcagaaaaattaaacaacacatttcctttcttataattatataaatatgttatcAATTGATATAATTTGACGtgtaaaaagtctttttattgtGATAATGAATTTCAATGTTATGGCTTCATTGGAAtccacacacgcactcacacagaTCGCATATCTTGATAAACTTAGCTAATATGTGTTTCAGGCAAACCGTTGGAAAAAACGTGGCATTTCTTTGGTTCCTACAAGATATGGGATGGGCTGGTCGGGTGGCCATTACAGTGTGTTTGTGGCCATCTACAACTCTGACGGCTCTGTCGCAATCGAACATGGTGGCATCGACATGGGACAGGGAATCAACACGAAGGTAATCAGACTATATTTCGCCTCGTGCAATATTTGAGAAAGTGAATGCTCACACGTGGACATCGACATGCAACTCGAAATTCCCATTGTACATCCGGGTTACATACTGTACAGGTGGCACAGGTGTGCGCCTATGAGCTGGGTGTACCATGTCGCTGATCCGTGTCAAAAAGAATTCTTCTACTGCCAACGCCAACTCGGTCTACACCGCGGGCTCCATGGGCAGTGAACTGTGCAGCATGGTgagtttaatttatttacttatttttggtGTCACAACAAGTA
This is a stretch of genomic DNA from Pomacea canaliculata isolate SZHN2017 linkage group LG3, ASM307304v1, whole genome shotgun sequence. It encodes these proteins:
- the LOC112558486 gene encoding xanthine dehydrogenase-like, which translates into the protein MSDSVDQTVLCPACGTKQDIPPGLAGREEYGRTCISCGFSMKLRLQQGASEGVTFTVNGTQLTVRDEFNPATSLNEYLRRTGVSRGTKQLCIEGGCGVCLVAVKLYEPVSATSQVYAVNSCLVQLYMCDGWEITTIEGLGNVRTGLHAIQKRLTKYNGAQCGFCTPSQVMNMYGLLQRNPTPTMQQVEDAYDVSICRCTGYRPILDAMKSFASDAPPNLQGGMIDIEDLNPKMCKKTGTKCEGKCDNKKDKKRCSSDRQEDSSSIPNVGARAVWFKPTTLQELYTLLHQHRTDNYRLVFGNSGFGVYKEIGPWMYDILIDIRGIQELYKIEFTPSLVWGANLTLTNIHDLCDKARSNASLPYAAVFAEHIKKVANNGVRNLASWAGNLMLKHKHPEFLSDIYTMLDVVGTRLLIGDETGNRSQCTLKEFLSLDMQGKVIEAALLPTYTDTNYYIRLYRVSQRLQADHGHVIAGFNMKIDKTNNCTVLQRPTIVFQGISGTLNRAENTEAFLEGKQLGDPQVLRDSLSMLNMELTPASSPLLASADYRRSTAMSFFYKYVLDVCGDKVAQRYRSGGASLVRPVSSARHSYDTRQEEWPLNQPITSIDADYLVSGVARFLDDLPLESDELHATLVISTEGNAEIASLDAQVALSLPGVLKFIQASDFPAGGKNSFSLFGPTPEEILSSGRVEYAGQPIGIIVADDPQMASTAASMVRVTYKNVQPPLLDLRTAINQKSFFPHQTDPVIRGDPDSAIRQSPRRLTGSVEVGDQYHFHLESQSSRCAPNDTGGIDMRATTQWVDGTVKVVAEALNIPVSSVNLEVERLGGAFGGKAFRNSIVSGACALAAYIMQKPVRLVLDLHTNMKALGKRHPVIADYEVGFTEEGYLNGIKITYYSDCGHADVDWTLVFLSMFIDSTYFVQTGTSPNYCKNKQSGQHHLQSTRCRALSVRL